The genome window GTCAATGTAAACTTCCTCTCCGAGCAATTTCGCGACATCAAAATTCCCGCGGGTTTCATTAATCACATCCCACTCGAACACATCCCACTTCGCCGCCCAATCCGCGACCTGCATTTCACACATCTGCTTCAGCGCCTGCTTATTCTGCTCTGAGGGATCCGCCTTGCAGCGTTTCACCAACACAGTCATTTCACGGCTCATATGGTCACGTCCTGGCCAGATCAAGCAATGCCCTCGAACCGGAATTTCATGCGCGCCAAACCACTCCAGCTGTTCGGGTATCAGATGCTCGTTGCCCTTTCGCAGCTTATACTTGAGCCCATTGTTAAATCCAGCGTGGTTGAACCCGAAATCTAAAAAAGTCTGTCGATATTGACCAGCTGAGAGCTCCCCCGTCCCCGCCGCCATTCTTTTGGCATTTACGATACCACCAAATTGAAAGGCGTGATTGACCAGCCTCACCCGCACGTGGGCGTTCGAAACTGGCCGACCCGACTTCAGCACAGTCAACTGTAGATCCGCCATACGATGCTGACGAATACGCTGATCGGCCTCTGCGCGCCACGGTTCGGCAGACTGCTGCACGGCAGAAACAATTGGCTCAATGCCAGTCAGATCAGCACCACTATAGCGATCCTCCGCGCTTAGCGACAGAGCGAGCAGACACAGAACGAACAGGCTAAAATATTGATTCATCCTCCGATACAACGCTCGAGTTAAACTGAACACTTCTAGCATCACCACTCAGCCAACCTCTCGATTTCAGCCACGAGCTCGGCAGCCATTGACTTATGCTTTTTTACACTCGGATGATAGTGCCCACCCTTATCAGCTGGCCCGGCAAATGGCGCATACGAAAGATAACCATTCTGATTTTCAACGGAGTTGCCTTCATCCAGGGTCTTCGCCTCGTTCCCATAGCCGCAAGTTATCGAATCTCCGATCACAAGTATCTTTCGCTGCGGTGCTTCAGGCAGAACCACGCGCCCATCATCTGAGATTTCAAAACCATGAAACTCCACCTCCCCTTTTCCGCCTTCGCTGCGCTTAAAAATCTCGATGCTATGTGACAAGGCGGGAGCCAAACCATCCGCCAAGGTGTAGAGCTGACGCCCCTTCGTTAACTTCAGAAAACGAGATGCACCATCAACCACAATCGTCAGCCCCGCAGCGTCTCCATCTACCACTTCAAGGTCAGCGGCAATCGACGTGCCTGAGAACTCCGTCTCAATCATCGACCCTGTCCAACCGAAACGGAAGTCCTCCGTGAAGCGGCCGACCATTCGAATCGCGTCATCATTCAGCGCCACAGGCTTGGCAAGCAAGACAGGGCACAAAGCCAAGAGGCAACAGATCACAAGGAATGGAGGCATGCGCATACAGGACAGGGTAATTAATAAGGAGACCGGACAAGTCATAGTTTGCCCAAACACCTAGGGTGACAATACGCCAGTCCATTGATTTCCTACAAAAAAACGTGACAATCATGCACTTAAAGAGCCGGGTGAGACCGCACTCTTCAGTGCCTAATAAAGCATTAACAACGCAGTGATCGTGGAGGCGACTCGATAGATGAGCGAAAGCGATTGAGGCGCAGTCTGCAGATACCTGAGGGCAGTGCCATCGGGTTCGGCGCACCCAAGGTTGAGGTTTATTTTGCCCTTGGGTGCTCTGCGGTTAAAATTACACCTGATCGGTTTCCATTCTTCTGTATATCAGCGCATTCGGGCTCACTTTCATCTTCACTTTCGGAGTCGCGCACCACAGAGTCTTGCTATGTCTGATTATAAAACCGTTCAGGAAGTCAAAGCGCTCGACGTCAACATAGCGGCTCGCTTCCGCTGCATCCTCATACTTCGACGCAAGACCACCAAAACGGCCAAAACAGGCAACCCCTTCCTCAGCATCGAACTGGGCGACAGCAGCGGCAGTTTTACCGCCAACTGCTTTGATGGAACAGACATTTATAAGGTGATCGACGCCGTGCCCGAAGGCTCCATCCTGCGCATCGCAGGGATCACCGAATATTGGCAGGAGCGCTTTTCTCCTAAGATCCAAGCCGCTGAGTTCATCGAAGCTGAAGAAGCCGAGGCTGAAGGCATGATGGCAAATCTCATCGAGACGCCGCCCGAATCGGAAGACGAACTTTGGGGGCACATTCAAGAAGGCGTCGAGGCGATCCAGCACCCACAGCTCAAAGAGACCGTGCAACGCGTGCTGAACGAACTCGGTTCACGTTTCCGTAAATGCCCTGCGGCTGTGAGTATGCACCATGCCTACTACAACGGCTTGCTCGAACACACCACCCATATGGTGCGCGCCGCCCGCGCACTCTTGCCACTCTACCCCGAAGTCGATGCCGACCTCGCCATCGCGGGCATCATTCTACACGACATGGGCAAGTTAGAGGAATACGAAGGCGAGTTTGCAGCAAAGGTCAGCCGCATTGGCACCTTACAAGGTCACGTCGTAATTGGCTTCCGCATCGCTCGTAAAGCCGCGATCATGTCGAAACTCAACGCCGACCTCACCGAGCGCTTAGAGCACATCATTCTCAGTCACCAAGGCGAAAAAGCCTGGGGCGCCGCAGCCATGGCCGCCACGCCGGAAGCCGTGTTCGTCTCCATGGTCGACAATCTCGATGCCAAAATGGGCATGGTGCAACGCGTGCTACGCAACACCGCCAAGGGCGAAGAATTCTCCGACTACCTCATGGGGCTGCAGACGCGCGTGCTAGTGACGCCGCCGGACAAGAGCTGAGCAAATCGACATGCACCGTATTACCTTATTATTGCTAGCTCTGCTACTTGGAGCCAGTGCTAACCCACTGCTTGCTCGCGACTTGACTGACATCAAAGGCCGCAGCATCGACGTCGACGTCATTCTGATAACGGAAACTACCGTTACGGTTCGACGAAGTAGTGACGGCTCTCAATTTGAGATTCCACTCGAAAACCTCACAATCGCAGACCGTGAGGCGCTCAAGCGAGAACACGAAAAACTGGGCACCAACAACAGCTTTACCCCTAAAAACGAGGCACTCGGTATTGAATTATGGGCAGATACCCTAATCTGGGATGATGCCCCAGCCAACATCGCAGCACGACTAGGCTGGCAACTTGAATACCAGACACAAAAACTCGCATGCTATCGGCACTATTTCCCCAAAGATGCACCGCTAATTGCTGGGGCGCGACCGTATGCAGCTGCCTTATTCGTTATCGATGGCAAAGTGGACTACCTCTCCATCACATTTGCCAACTCACTGGACTCCACAACCGCCAGCTCGCATAGTAAACGTATCGCAGAAGTAAAGCGAGGCATCGGCAAAGCGATTAGGTTGGATCAAAAAGCAATTGAGAAATGCCTAAATTCCTTAACGAGGAAATTGAATCACAAGCGCGAACATGCAGACGAGAAGTCCGACTTCAACCGATGGGACATCCAACACTGTAGCTTTATCTTACACACAAAAGAAGAGCAATATATTAACCTACAAATCATGCCTGCAAAACTTGCAGACTGGTTTGAACGTTCCGACAAACGTAAACTTGCGAACAGGATGATACGCCCGACACCAGCCTCAGACGGCCCTATCGTTTTAACCGACCTCCCCGAAGTGAGCCCAGGACCAAAGCAATTGCAACTGGCTGCCACAGCTGAAGCCTTTCTGAGACACAGCAACATTCGGGCAGATATGTATCTGCTCGCAATGCACTTAGATAATGAAGACGCCACCACACCCCGCACTGAAAAGATATTCAATGCGGCGAAGCAATTCGCAATCCAAGACGGGGACACCCCCATCCCAACTGATTTAGCCATTAGAAAAATTGATTCAAGAATACTCTTTCAACGAACAGTCCTATGCGCACTAAAGCCACTACCAGAACTAACACCTAAAGAAGAACAACCTTCCGACGATCCAAACCAGGAACAAATCAATGGGCACACTCTGACGCAACGCTCCACAAATCACAGCGAAAACAATACACCCAATTTTTTCATCATTACTGGCTACAATCCGCAGAATCAAACACTCGCACTGACAAGTGCAGCATCTGGCTATAAAGTCCATTGGGTGAATGAAGCGCTAGTCAAATCGGTAGATTCAAGGCAAAACCACTACTTCTACCCACACTACCGCTGACACTTCGGGCAATAAAAGCTATTACGCTGCCCGATAGTCACCGAGCGAATCACGGTGCCACAGGTCGGACACGGTTCACCTGCTTTGCCATACACTTTTAGTTGTATCCGAAAATAGCCGGGCTTGCCATCCGCGCCCATAAAGTCGCGTAGCGTTGTCCCGCCCTGCTTGATCGCACGCGCCAACACCGTCTTAATATGCGCACCCAACTCGACATAGCGTGCACGGCTCACCTTGCCTGCCGCCCGACGCGGGTCGATGCCTGCCATAAATAAGGCCTCATTCGCGTAGATATTGCCCACGCCGACCACCACGGCATTCGTCATTATAAAATTTTTGACCGCCACGGAACGTCCGCGCGACTGCTCAAACAATCGCTCGCCATCGAACGCCTCCGAAAGCGGCTCAGGCCCCATGCCTTGCAATAATTTGAGCGGTGCTTCGTCCGCTCCCTGCCACAGGCACGCACCGAAACGGCGAGGATCGTTGAGCCGCAGGCAATACCCGCCTTCCAACACGAGATCTAAATGGTCGTGCTTCAGCACTGGTTTATCACTCGGCTGCACCGTCAAGCTCCCTGACATGCCCAAATGCAGCACGATACTACCACGCGCCGTATCGAGCAGTAGATACTTCGCGCGGCGACGCACGGCCGTAACGATTTCACCGATAGAGTCTCGCACCGCATCTGGAATCGGCCAACGCAGCTGCGCTTGCCGAATGACAATCGCCTCAATCCGCAATCCTTCCACATGCGGCGCGATCCCGCGCCGCGTCGTCTCAACTTCTGGTAATTCTGGCATACTTCGAATTCATAAACCTTGAATGCTGGTAAAATACAACCTAACACTATCCCCAACGCATATGCTAACCATCTGCCTTATACTATAATGAAACAGTTACACCTCCTTCTTATGATTGCCTGCGCACTGACTGCAGGCTCACTCTGCACCGCTCAGGCGGAAGACTCCGCTTCGGCAACCTCTGTGCAACTCGTGTCCGACGTATGGCCGCCATTCACAAATCACTTTGGCCAGCCACGCATCGCCACAGAGCTCGTCCACCTCGCACTCGCGAAGTCCGGCTACAAGCCAACTAGCGAAATCCTCAACAATTGGACAGTGCCCGCCGACCTGAAGGCAGACAAATACGATGGTTGCGCAGCAATCTGGAAATCCGAGGAGCGCGAGGACTACTTACTTTTCTCCAAGCCATACCTAGAAAGCCGTATACACCTCGCGGGAAAAAAAGGCAACGATGTCAGCATCACCGACCTATCGCAGCTCAAAGGTAAACGCCTCGCCCTCGTCAAGGACTATGCATATGGCGAGTTGGTAGAGTCACTCACCGGCGTCGAAATCATTTACGGCAAAGATGACGTAACCAACCTGAAAATGCTCATCAGCGACGAGGCTGACTACACACTCGTCGATGATCTCCTCATTCAATACGCGTTGAAAGAACACGCCGAAAAATGCGAAGAGTTCCTCGACTTCGGGCAGCAGTCGCTACAAACGAATCCGATCCACTTAGCCGTGCGTAAGAATCTGCCAGGTGCAGAAGACATGATCAAAAAGTTCGATCAAACCATTCGCCTCATGCAAGCGGACGGCACCTACAACCGCGTGCTCCGCCTCAACTCCATCGCGATCGATATCGATGGTGATGGCCAGAAGGAATTAGTCCTCGCTGACGTCAACCTTGGGATCGAAGCGCCCACAGGCGGCTACGACGTCTTCGCAGACAACACCGACGCGCCCAAACTACCCGCCAAAACACGCTACTCCATCCGTGACACCATCTACAATGGCTGGGACGCGGTGCCAGACGACTACCGTGGCATGGACGACGTCATCCCAGACACCCGCGAAGAAGGCTTCAGCATCTTCGGCGGCGACTTCTAGACCATTACAAAGCAATTTATTCAAAAGCCTGATCGCACCTGCGCGATCAGGCTTTTTTGTGTGCTGGTGGGATTCCATAGCCACGAAGCCTTTGTAGGGGTGCTGCTTGCGGCACCCGCGAGCGTTCGAGGGGTTACAAAACTTCGAGTGCGGTGGCCTTTGCGCGGGCTTCGCGAGCAAAGCCCCTACAAACGAACGACACAAAAAAGCCTGAACCACATACGGTTCAGGCTTTTTGAAAAAACGAAATATCGCTCCGATTACTCAGCGCTCTTCAATGGCTTCAAGCTCGGGAAGAGAATCGTGTCGCGAATACTTTCAGCTCCAGTGAGCAAGATAATCAGCCGGTCAATTCCAAGCCCCATACCACCCGCTGGTGGCATACCGTGCTCAAGCGCGTTGAGGAAGTCAGTGTCCATGTCTTGAACCTCTTCACCGACCTGTGCCGCAAACATCTTACGCTGAATGATCGGATCATTCTGCTCAGAATATGCGGGCGCGATTTCCTGACCGTTGATGCACAACTCGAACACATCAATCGTGCTGTCGTCATCGACAGTGATCTTCGCCAATGGGCACAGCTCCTTGGGAATGTGCGTCACGAAAGTCGGCTGGATCAATGTCGGCTCAATCAGTTTTTCAAAGACGTTGTTGGTGATCTCGTAATCTTCCAACTCGCCATCGACTTCGATGTCCATCGCACGTGCCTTAGCCAACTTCTCGTCGCGGCTGTGGCTGAACCACTCCGCGTCGCCAGTCGCTTCAATGATCAGGTCCTTATACTTCGCCTCGCGCCACTCGCCATCGAGATTGATGGTGCTGCCATCAGGACGGGCGATTTCGAGCGAACCAATCACTGTCTTTGCAACGTGTTGAATCAGACCTTGTGTGAGCTCCATCATGCCACGGAAGTCCGTGTAGGCTTGATAAAGCTCTAACATGGTGAATTCCGGATTATGACGGCGCGAAAGGCCTTCGTTACGGAACACACGACCGATCTCGAACACGCGGTCTTCACCTGCAACGAGCATGCGCTTCAGGTAAAGCTCCAATGCGATACGCATGTAGAACTGGCAATCCAGCGCGTTGGAATGCGTAACAAATGGACGCGCAGCCGCACCACCTGCCACACTCTGCAGCATCGGAGTTTCGACTTCAGTAAAGTTACGATCCCAGAGATACTTACGCATTTCTTGGATGATCTTCGCGCGGTGGCGGAAACGCTGACGCGACTCTTGATTCACGATCAAGTCGAGGTAACGCTGACGATAGATTTTGTCGTCGTCAGTCAGGCCTGCCCACTTCTCAGGGAGCGGACGCAGCGCCTTCGACACCAGCGTATAGCTCGCCGCACGCACGGTGATCTCGCCAGTCTTGGTTTTAAAGAGCTTACCGGTAACACCGATGATGTCGCCCAAATCGAGCATCTTCTTAAAGTAAGTATTGTATTCGCCCTCGGGCAAATCGTCGCGAGTCACGTAGCACTGGATCGGGCCATCGCTGTCTTGAATCTTAATGAAGCTCGCCTTGCCCATCACGCGGAAGACGGTGATGCGACCAGCGACAGACACTTCTGCCTGGTCCTCGTCGGCTACGTCTTCTTTATAGAGTTTAACAGCCTCGCCGGATGTATGCGTCTGCGCGCAATTTGCCTGAAAGGGATTACGCCCTTCCTTGCAAAGATTCTCGAGCTTTTGGAGGCGGACTGCATAGAGATCATGCGAATTGTCCTGGTTGGCTGTCTTATCTGTCATAACGAAAGCAGGCGAAAATGTGCCAGCACTCCAAAATGGCAATTGTAAATTGAGCTTAGCCCCAACAGGGGTGCCCATATGTCAAAATGAATATACCGCTTGCCAACACGTCCATTTGAGCATAGCATAAGGCTCAAATGAAACAACAAGACAGAAACGACAAAGTCGAAGAGCCGACGGCAGTCTATAACGTAGCGAGCAGCGCTGCTGGAGAGACGGTCGAGCGCATCCGAGCTGGCTTACCCATGGTCGAGTTTGTCGCACTTCAAGAGCTGCTCGGCATCGGAGCCGAAGCACTCGCGCAGCACCTCGCGATCTCCCGCAGCACTTTAGTGCGTCGCCGTAAAAGCGGTCGCCTCGACATGCAAGAGTCGGATCGACTTTTACGGTTTGCTCGCCTCTATGCGCGAGCACTGACTGTCCTACAAAACGAGGCTACTGCCTGCGACTGGCTCAAGCAACCCGCTCGCGCACTTGATTTTATCACGCCGCTGACCTTCGCCGAAACCGAAATCGGAGCACGTGAGGTGGAGGCGCTCCTGGGGCGGATTGAGCATGGCGTCTTCAGCTAGCCGAACA of Lentimonas sp. CC4 contains these proteins:
- the mutM gene encoding bifunctional DNA-formamidopyrimidine glycosylase/DNA-(apurinic or apyrimidinic site) lyase, encoding MPELPEVETTRRGIAPHVEGLRIEAIVIRQAQLRWPIPDAVRDSIGEIVTAVRRRAKYLLLDTARGSIVLHLGMSGSLTVQPSDKPVLKHDHLDLVLEGGYCLRLNDPRRFGACLWQGADEAPLKLLQGMGPEPLSEAFDGERLFEQSRGRSVAVKNFIMTNAVVVGVGNIYANEALFMAGIDPRRAAGKVSRARYVELGAHIKTVLARAIKQGGTTLRDFMGADGKPGYFRIQLKVYGKAGEPCPTCGTVIRSVTIGQRNSFYCPKCQR
- the lysS gene encoding lysine--tRNA ligase, coding for MTDKTANQDNSHDLYAVRLQKLENLCKEGRNPFQANCAQTHTSGEAVKLYKEDVADEDQAEVSVAGRITVFRVMGKASFIKIQDSDGPIQCYVTRDDLPEGEYNTYFKKMLDLGDIIGVTGKLFKTKTGEITVRAASYTLVSKALRPLPEKWAGLTDDDKIYRQRYLDLIVNQESRQRFRHRAKIIQEMRKYLWDRNFTEVETPMLQSVAGGAAARPFVTHSNALDCQFYMRIALELYLKRMLVAGEDRVFEIGRVFRNEGLSRRHNPEFTMLELYQAYTDFRGMMELTQGLIQHVAKTVIGSLEIARPDGSTINLDGEWREAKYKDLIIEATGDAEWFSHSRDEKLAKARAMDIEVDGELEDYEITNNVFEKLIEPTLIQPTFVTHIPKELCPLAKITVDDDSTIDVFELCINGQEIAPAYSEQNDPIIQRKMFAAQVGEEVQDMDTDFLNALEHGMPPAGGMGLGIDRLIILLTGAESIRDTILFPSLKPLKSAE
- a CDS encoding transporter substrate-binding domain-containing protein; translated protein: MKQLHLLLMIACALTAGSLCTAQAEDSASATSVQLVSDVWPPFTNHFGQPRIATELVHLALAKSGYKPTSEILNNWTVPADLKADKYDGCAAIWKSEEREDYLLFSKPYLESRIHLAGKKGNDVSITDLSQLKGKRLALVKDYAYGELVESLTGVEIIYGKDDVTNLKMLISDEADYTLVDDLLIQYALKEHAEKCEEFLDFGQQSLQTNPIHLAVRKNLPGAEDMIKKFDQTIRLMQADGTYNRVLRLNSIAIDIDGDGQKELVLADVNLGIEAPTGGYDVFADNTDAPKLPAKTRYSIRDTIYNGWDAVPDDYRGMDDVIPDTREEGFSIFGGDF
- a CDS encoding endo-1,4-beta-xylanase, encoding MNQYFSLFVLCLLALSLSAEDRYSGADLTGIEPIVSAVQQSAEPWRAEADQRIRQHRMADLQLTVLKSGRPVSNAHVRVRLVNHAFQFGGIVNAKRMAAGTGELSAGQYRQTFLDFGFNHAGFNNGLKYKLRKGNEHLIPEQLEWFGAHEIPVRGHCLIWPGRDHMSREMTVLVKRCKADPSEQNKQALKQMCEMQVADWAAKWDVFEWDVINETRGNFDVAKLLGEEVYIDWFNIARANCVQPHAGLYLNENRVISDTDPEVRSKKMVLYMKEVVQLLKQGAPLTGLGLQSRFHAMTPPETIYQRLCLLAGSRLSMTATEFEIGSNVEGELNKAIMTERVMTVYFSHPSVNGIYAWTLMPSGFEKAAERHILDEQGAPNLRGKVWLYLMKQRWNTDSQLTTDEDGRVGLRGFWGDYEITVENEGGMQVIPLTLSEDLQQVIRL
- a CDS encoding HD domain-containing protein; this encodes MSDYKTVQEVKALDVNIAARFRCILILRRKTTKTAKTGNPFLSIELGDSSGSFTANCFDGTDIYKVIDAVPEGSILRIAGITEYWQERFSPKIQAAEFIEAEEAEAEGMMANLIETPPESEDELWGHIQEGVEAIQHPQLKETVQRVLNELGSRFRKCPAAVSMHHAYYNGLLEHTTHMVRAARALLPLYPEVDADLAIAGIILHDMGKLEEYEGEFAAKVSRIGTLQGHVVIGFRIARKAAIMSKLNADLTERLEHIILSHQGEKAWGAAAMAATPEAVFVSMVDNLDAKMGMVQRVLRNTAKGEEFSDYLMGLQTRVLVTPPDKS
- a CDS encoding antitoxin Xre-like helix-turn-helix domain-containing protein, translated to MKQQDRNDKVEEPTAVYNVASSAAGETVERIRAGLPMVEFVALQELLGIGAEALAQHLAISRSTLVRRRKSGRLDMQESDRLLRFARLYARALTVLQNEATACDWLKQPARALDFITPLTFAETEIGAREVEALLGRIEHGVFS